A segment of the Neorhodopirellula lusitana genome:
GCATCACGGTCCGACTTAGCCCAATTTGTAAACCAGTCCTAGCTCGATCACTAACAGAACAAGCTCTGTCTGGCTCACTTCGACGCGATCTTGATCTCTTTTTCCCGAACCGGTTCGGTGTCCTCGTACCAAGTTAGCCGAATGGAGATTCGGCTTTTCTTTTCGTCTTGGGAGGCAGTGATTTTCAGGTTGGACAGACCTTTCGGTTTGATCACCATCGTGCCATCTTCGTCTTCCAGGGCGATCTTTCCTTTGGCGATTCCGTCGACCAGCGAGTTGAGCAGCGTCTTGACGGAATCGGAGTCCTGCAGGGATTCGTGGCGGAATCGTGTGGTTTGTTTCATCGTTTTGGCTTTGCTTGGGTTCCGTTAATCAAGGCCTTCAGAGTTTGCTGGGGTTCGAACACTTTGACCTGAGGGAAGTCAGAGCTCACACCCAGGATACGGCCCGAGGGATCGATGATCGTGACGGACGCCCCGCGACCGTTGACGTTTTCAACGCGACGAGTGTGTCGGTCCAAACTGGTGTCGCATTCAAAATTGATTTGTGAATGGCGAAGGGACAAGCGTTGTCCATGGTGCAAATTGCGGTGGCCGTGCAGGATCGCGGTGATGCCAGCTCGATGAACGTTGCGGGCGCCCTTGCGAGTGAACGGCCGATCGACATCCCGGTACTTGGTGCGGATCGTATTGCATAACGATCCATAATAGAAGTCGAAGGGAGCTTCCTTCATGGCGACATGAAACTGTTCGTTGATGTGTCCGATGCCCTGCTTTAACAGCATCTTGGTGACGGCATCGTCAACGCCAGCATGCACAAACAGGAACGAACCGCTGCGGTAACACAGCCGAAGGTTTCGGTAGAACCAGCGGAACTCACCTTCGCGTTTTAGGAACAGGCGTTTCCACTGACGCGTGGCGGCGTAAACCTGGCGGAGGTCGAGACCGTGGTCGGTGCAATGTCGTTCGAAGTTCTCGACCTTCTTCGCGATCCGGTTCAATTCACGATCCACTTGAGCCGGAACGATGTCGCCGCCTTGAATCTTGGGGAATTCTTCGAACCATGACTCACGTGGGAACAGCCGGGCTCGGCAGGTTTTGGCATCGGGAATCGATGACATCTTCTTCGGCGTCAGGTACGTGTCAACGATCTCCTTCAGCAACGGCATGATCTTCTGGCCTGCGCGGACAAAAAAGTGCTCGTTGCGAACGTCCTTGTTCTCGCCAACGACTCGCATACCAAACAATAAGCGAATGTCATGGTTGCCGGCTAGGATTCGTAAGCGAGCGCCTTGATCCTTCAGGTGCCGAACGCCTCGCAACAGTTCAAGGTTGCTAGGGCCTTTGTCAAAACAGTCGCCGCCAATCACAAAGACCGACTTGCGTCCCGCCTTGGTTAGTTCGAAGTCATGGGGTGACGGTCCGAGTTGCCGGACACCGCCCGATGCAACCAATGATGCTGCCAACGCATCGGCGTCCGCGTGCA
Coding sequences within it:
- a CDS encoding amphi-Trp domain-containing protein codes for the protein MKQTTRFRHESLQDSDSVKTLLNSLVDGIAKGKIALEDEDGTMVIKPKGLSNLKITASQDEKKSRISIRLTWYEDTEPVREKEIKIASK
- a CDS encoding metallophosphoesterase; this translates as MTTQSTTLEVPKDVTPRYHGRKWIEVNLPETACDWSHGGDKSITTDNGDINTLVETLRDLNQNDSWKWPKRKHYFLSDLHADADALAASLVASGGVRQLGPSPHDFELTKAGRKSVFVIGGDCFDKGPSNLELLRGVRHLKDQGARLRILAGNHDIRLLFGMRVVGENKDVRNEHFFVRAGQKIMPLLKEIVDTYLTPKKMSSIPDAKTCRARLFPRESWFEEFPKIQGGDIVPAQVDRELNRIAKKVENFERHCTDHGLDLRQVYAATRQWKRLFLKREGEFRWFYRNLRLCYRSGSFLFVHAGVDDAVTKMLLKQGIGHINEQFHVAMKEAPFDFYYGSLCNTIRTKYRDVDRPFTRKGARNVHRAGITAILHGHRNLHHGQRLSLRHSQINFECDTSLDRHTRRVENVNGRGASVTIIDPSGRILGVSSDFPQVKVFEPQQTLKALINGTQAKPKR